The following coding sequences lie in one Pectobacterium sp. A5351 genomic window:
- a CDS encoding TonB-dependent receptor has protein sequence MRNFLGMRNTIWPTAMLTLALSGGSSAFGATALAQSIHLPAQSLEKSLTQLARQTGVNFGVDSQLVAGKQAPALEGNYTVEQALDRLLNSNNLYAEPTGTGNAFIIRPMASVPAADDVQSIPTGAENSRTGNEGRGDVIMVKAQITPGPMEIGSQQLVAEEIAKKPTSNGNITELLRTNPNVQFSETSRNSETPGELAPDVVSFHGEKFYNNNFMIDGMSNNDRLNPGVNVGEVGSTANGNAADDFPSGHPESFWIDSSLIDSLSVYDSNVSAKYGQFTGGVIDAKLKKPSFTEPSGSVSYRTTRSSWTKYHLEKKDEASFSAATTLKRQPKFTKNFYNLNVSQPLNDNAALMFVYSRKESDIPFWHTIFQKWEDQSRESETYMLRGAWDANERNQFSLSLMHSPHSASYVRSNIKGAGFTAEGGGYNANLKWDNQNKWGKVATQLIWKQNENTIKNEGDNFYAWAKTDSIDWVSSFSGTAAQQGGYGTVRTEQSGINFKQDWQLNPFSAWGVQHQFDFGFDTDFSKARYQRRDTSYSYTVAVKSAAIVCESGDSACINGEQYLSQRAVYEASDVSVAASTYSVYLQDTLTASRLTMVPGVRVDYDDYMKNMNVSPRFSTSYDVWGDRSTEVFGGVNRYYAGNVLAYKLREARKQPYTECRANTLTNVGGCTQKSTNVTPDEWVFGRKLNQANYRYTSLNTPYSDELNLGAQQRIYDTVWTLKWVHREAKDQFAAERDTATKTYELTNNGKSESDTFSLMVKPVSPIEWNSTVFSWSAGANIHKSTSSNKDYDTEADLDRQIIYNGKMIRAIDKPADNYNRPWTAFLELNTEIPNWRLDWTQRLSYVGGYKAIKRTETINCPDDDRCSGYVGSTDVYEEEQYGNNMLLDWRIAYTQPLGKQNLKVGVDVLNVLNKANKNESNYGLGRQFWLDVTYSW, from the coding sequence ATGCGTAATTTTTTGGGGATGCGTAACACAATTTGGCCGACTGCGATGCTAACGCTGGCGTTAAGCGGAGGCAGCTCGGCGTTTGGCGCAACGGCACTAGCGCAATCAATACACCTTCCTGCACAGTCATTGGAAAAATCATTAACACAGTTGGCACGGCAGACGGGGGTCAATTTTGGTGTTGATAGCCAACTGGTTGCAGGGAAACAAGCTCCTGCGTTGGAAGGAAACTACACGGTGGAACAGGCTTTGGACAGGTTATTGAACAGTAATAACCTTTATGCCGAGCCTACAGGAACCGGTAACGCTTTTATCATTCGCCCAATGGCTAGCGTGCCTGCGGCGGATGATGTACAGAGCATACCTACGGGTGCAGAGAATAGCCGAACAGGAAATGAAGGGCGTGGCGATGTAATCATGGTAAAAGCGCAGATTACGCCGGGGCCGATGGAGATCGGTAGCCAACAATTGGTGGCTGAGGAAATCGCAAAAAAGCCGACGAGTAATGGAAATATCACTGAATTGCTGCGCACTAATCCAAATGTGCAATTTTCTGAAACGTCACGCAACAGTGAGACACCGGGGGAACTGGCCCCAGATGTTGTCTCGTTCCACGGTGAGAAGTTCTATAACAACAACTTCATGATCGACGGGATGTCGAATAACGATCGCCTGAACCCTGGTGTGAATGTCGGTGAGGTGGGGTCTACTGCCAATGGGAATGCCGCTGATGATTTCCCATCTGGTCATCCTGAATCCTTCTGGATTGACAGCAGTCTGATTGACAGTTTGTCGGTTTACGACAGTAATGTGTCGGCTAAGTATGGTCAATTCACTGGCGGTGTAATTGATGCAAAACTTAAGAAACCTTCGTTTACCGAGCCGTCTGGTTCTGTCTCTTACCGTACGACGCGTTCGTCATGGACGAAATATCATCTGGAGAAAAAAGATGAAGCCTCGTTTAGTGCCGCAACTACGCTTAAGAGGCAGCCTAAATTCACCAAAAATTTTTATAACCTGAACGTTAGCCAGCCCTTGAATGATAATGCGGCGCTGATGTTTGTGTATAGCCGTAAGGAATCTGATATCCCATTCTGGCATACGATTTTTCAAAAATGGGAAGATCAATCGCGCGAATCCGAAACCTATATGTTACGTGGCGCGTGGGATGCTAATGAACGAAACCAATTTAGCTTATCACTCATGCATTCACCCCATAGTGCAAGCTATGTGCGTTCCAATATTAAGGGTGCTGGTTTTACTGCTGAAGGTGGTGGATATAACGCCAACCTGAAGTGGGATAATCAGAATAAATGGGGAAAAGTTGCCACACAGTTAATATGGAAGCAGAACGAGAACACCATCAAGAACGAAGGTGATAACTTTTATGCCTGGGCTAAAACAGACAGTATTGACTGGGTATCGAGCTTTTCTGGAACTGCTGCTCAGCAGGGGGGATATGGCACGGTAAGAACTGAGCAATCGGGCATTAACTTCAAACAAGATTGGCAGCTAAATCCTTTTTCTGCATGGGGAGTACAACACCAGTTTGATTTTGGTTTTGATACCGATTTTTCCAAAGCTCGCTACCAACGTAGAGACACCTCTTACAGCTATACAGTAGCAGTCAAAAGCGCTGCGATAGTATGTGAAAGCGGTGACTCAGCTTGTATCAACGGTGAACAGTACCTCAGCCAAAGAGCGGTTTATGAAGCGTCTGATGTGAGCGTAGCCGCCAGTACTTACTCGGTTTATTTACAGGATACGCTGACGGCTTCCCGTTTAACAATGGTACCCGGCGTTCGCGTTGATTATGACGACTACATGAAAAACATGAACGTCTCACCACGCTTCAGTACCAGTTATGACGTTTGGGGCGATCGTTCCACCGAGGTTTTCGGTGGGGTGAATCGTTACTATGCTGGCAATGTGTTGGCCTATAAGCTGCGTGAAGCACGCAAGCAACCGTATACCGAATGTCGAGCTAATACGCTGACTAATGTCGGTGGATGTACCCAAAAATCAACGAATGTAACGCCCGATGAATGGGTCTTTGGTAGGAAGCTTAACCAAGCTAATTACCGATACACGTCATTAAATACTCCTTACAGTGATGAACTCAATCTCGGTGCGCAGCAGCGAATTTATGACACCGTTTGGACTTTGAAATGGGTTCATCGTGAAGCAAAAGACCAATTTGCTGCTGAGAGAGATACAGCGACAAAAACCTATGAGTTAACCAATAACGGTAAATCCGAATCAGACACATTTAGTTTGATGGTCAAGCCTGTTTCCCCCATTGAATGGAACTCTACGGTATTCAGTTGGTCGGCGGGAGCGAATATTCATAAAAGTACCTCCTCAAATAAGGACTATGACACTGAGGCAGATCTCGATCGCCAGATTATCTATAACGGAAAAATGATCAGAGCGATTGATAAACCCGCCGATAATTACAACCGCCCTTGGACGGCGTTTCTTGAGCTGAATACTGAAATACCCAACTGGCGTTTAGATTGGACACAGCGTTTAAGTTATGTCGGTGGCTATAAAGCCATTAAACGTACTGAAACCATTAACTGCCCAGATGACGACCGCTGTTCCGGGTATGTCGGTTCTACTGATGTTTATGAAGAAGAACAGTATGGCAACAATATGTTGTTGGACTGGCGTATCGCCTACACCCAGCCATTAGGTAAGCAGAATCTAAAAGTGGGCGTAGATGTACTCAATGTCCTAAATAAAGCCAACAAGAATGAATCTAATTATGGATTAGGTCGTCAGTTCTGGCTGGATGTGACGTATTCATGGTAA
- a CDS encoding sigma-70 family RNA polymerase sigma factor yields MTQLTSFWSDFYQTHQGWLRGWLCKKMGCIHQADDLTHDTFLKLLTLADPTAIRQPKAYLMVTANHVMIDQFRKRKLEQDALSALAVLVDGEEEHSAEYRVAISQLVATALHILTHELDEKVQRAFIMARVEGHDYRTIAEALHVSESSVKQYLAKAMVHFHSRIFFQEHDEA; encoded by the coding sequence ATGACGCAGCTAACTTCTTTCTGGAGTGATTTTTACCAGACCCACCAAGGATGGCTGCGGGGATGGCTTTGTAAAAAAATGGGCTGCATTCATCAGGCAGATGATCTTACCCATGACACCTTCCTAAAACTCCTGACGCTTGCTGACCCTACCGCTATCCGACAGCCTAAGGCTTATCTGATGGTGACGGCGAATCACGTCATGATAGATCAGTTCCGTAAGCGTAAACTGGAACAAGATGCGTTATCTGCATTAGCGGTATTAGTTGATGGGGAAGAAGAGCATTCTGCGGAATATCGTGTTGCGATAAGTCAGCTTGTGGCGACGGCGCTGCATATTTTGACCCATGAGTTAGATGAAAAGGTACAACGTGCATTTATTATGGCGCGCGTGGAAGGGCACGATTATCGGACGATTGCTGAGGCGCTGCACGTGAGTGAAAGTAGCGTAAAGCAATATCTGGCGAAAGCGATGGTGCATTTCCATAGTCGGATCTTCTTCCAGGAACATGATGAAGCGTAA
- a CDS encoding FecR family protein, with protein MMKRNADFEQIQQQAAEWVLRFSEVEQDSDDAILLHKEWQQWCLSDVRHSVVYHQMQQLWASAAITPAATSRKSRSSRYVALAIFIAGGWLLSQLPYSYWLADQRTVAGEVRRIVLDDGSELMLNSNSAVNISFTPQKRTITLLRGEVYAHVAKDPRSRPFVIDSAQATAQALGTRYSVRDTGEDTLVSVDESRVRVTAHGNSDIRLDLGAGQQVGLDRLHITRPVGASTEAGWIHNQLIFENAPFIQVVDELSRHYPGLIYLDPRQRQELDSLHFTGVLPLNDSQQALELLKHSLPISVRQSLGYLVWISENKNR; from the coding sequence ATGATGAAGCGTAACGCTGACTTTGAGCAGATCCAGCAGCAAGCCGCTGAATGGGTACTACGCTTCTCAGAGGTCGAACAGGATAGCGACGACGCGATATTACTGCACAAAGAGTGGCAGCAGTGGTGCCTGAGCGACGTCCGCCATTCTGTGGTTTATCATCAGATGCAGCAATTATGGGCAAGTGCTGCCATCACGCCAGCGGCGACATCCCGCAAATCGCGCTCATCCCGTTATGTTGCTCTGGCGATTTTCATCGCAGGTGGTTGGTTACTAAGCCAACTGCCTTATTCTTATTGGTTGGCCGATCAGCGTACTGTTGCTGGTGAAGTCCGGCGCATTGTGCTGGATGACGGTAGCGAATTGATGCTGAACAGCAATTCAGCTGTGAATATTTCCTTTACACCACAAAAACGAACGATCACGTTGCTACGTGGTGAAGTTTACGCGCATGTTGCTAAAGATCCGCGTAGCAGACCGTTTGTGATTGACAGTGCACAGGCAACGGCTCAGGCACTGGGTACTCGCTATAGCGTACGTGATACAGGAGAAGATACGCTGGTGAGCGTTGACGAATCTCGTGTACGTGTGACCGCACATGGGAACTCGGATATCCGCCTTGATCTTGGTGCTGGTCAGCAGGTTGGGCTTGATCGGCTCCATATTACCCGGCCAGTGGGGGCATCAACGGAAGCGGGTTGGATTCACAACCAATTGATTTTTGAAAATGCCCCGTTCATTCAGGTTGTTGATGAACTTTCCCGTCATTACCCAGGGCTAATTTATCTGGATCCGCGTCAGCGTCAGGAACTCGACAGTCTGCACTTTACCGGCGTTCTGCCATTGAATGACAGTCAGCAAGCGCTCGAACTACTGAAACATTCCCTTCCCATCTCCGTCCGGCAGTCTCTCGGCTACCTTGTCTGGATTAGTGAAAATAAAAACCGTTAA